DNA sequence from the Methylacidiphilum kamchatkense Kam1 genome:
TTTCGTGGTAAATTTACTAGCAATGGTAACGGCTTCTTCGAGATCTTTAGCAAAGAAAAGATTTTTTTTGTGGTTTTTACGTTCGAAAAAAGTGCCAATTCGCCAACCGGTCTCAGGAAGGAGAATGATGTTCCTTATGTTTATTGTTTGACAAAGCTTCGAAGTAAAATCTTCTAAAGGAAGACCTCGATCCTGTCCACCAATAATGAGTGACTGAACATTGGGAATGGCTTCGATCCCAGCAAGGGTGGCTTCGGGAACAGTAGCAATGGAGTCGTTGTAATAAGAGATTCCCTCAATGGTTGCCACATATTCGAGTCTATGCGGCAGTCCACAAAAGCTAGCAAAGGCTTCGGCTATCTTTTCAGAAGATATCCCGAATAGAGAAGCTGTTAAGGCAGCAAACAGAGCATTTCTCTTATTGTGTTCTCCAGGAAGGTTAAGCCTAGAACAATCGAATGTTTTCTTCCATTTTCCATCAATGGCAATCATTTTTCCGGGCATGGGATCAAAGGAAGCTAAAAATTCCAATAAAGATGGATTGTCAGCATTATAGAGAAAAAAATTTTCGGAAGCCTGGAATCTTGCGATATTACTTTTGGCTCGACCATAGGCTTCAAAAGAACCATGATAGTTGAGATGCTCTGGATAGAGATTGAGCCAAATGGCAATAGAAGGAGAATGTTGACAATATTCCAATTGGTAAGAAGAAAGCTCAAGCACAGCAATCGCCTGTTCTGAGGCAAATGGAATGAGATGAAAAGGAGGAACTCCGATATTGCCTCCAATATAGGCATCAAGCCCATTTGTTTTTAGCAGATGATGGATCAACGACGTCGTCGTACTTTTTCCCTTTGAACCAGTTATCCCAATTGTTATTCCAGGCCAAAATTGGAGAAACAGATCGGTCTGTAACACTATTTTTTCTTTTATAGAAGGCTCTATGGCTAGATGGCTTGTGCGAATCCCAGGGCTTTTAACAATCACATCAAAACTT
Encoded proteins:
- the murD gene encoding UDP-N-acetylmuramoyl-L-alanine--D-glutamate ligase → MTEAIRSYFLGKKILIWGLGLEGKATLEFLLANLPGTFLFVSDSNPAALNAIHNPWIRQIEEEDLLSSIESFDVIVKSPGIRTSHLAIEPSIKEKIVLQTDLFLQFWPGITIGITGSKGKSTTTSLIHHLLKTNGLDAYIGGNIGVPPFHLIPFASEQAIAVLELSSYQLEYCQHSPSIAIWLNLYPEHLNYHGSFEAYGRAKSNIARFQASENFFLYNADNPSLLEFLASFDPMPGKMIAIDGKWKKTFDCSRLNLPGEHNKRNALFAALTASLFGISSEKIAEAFASFCGLPHRLEYVATIEGISYYNDSIATVPEATLAGIEAIPNVQSLIIGGQDRGLPLEDFTSKLCQTINIRNIILLPETGWRIGTFFERKNHKKNLFFAKDLEEAVTIASKFTTKGSSCLFSPAAPSYHRYLNFEKRGEHFKRLVLQLQKV